Proteins encoded by one window of Antechinus flavipes isolate AdamAnt ecotype Samford, QLD, Australia chromosome 4, AdamAnt_v2, whole genome shotgun sequence:
- the CHIT1 gene encoding chitotriosidase-1, giving the protein MGQAAICTGLILLLLLQYSSADKLVCYFTNWSQYRSGQAAFLPQNVDPFLCTHLIYAFADMKDHRLTTLEANDVRFYKDLNNLKSRNPNLKILLAIGGWNFGTKKFTDMVARPETLQIFVQSVISFLRQYNFDGFDLDWEYPGSRDSPAIDKERFTSLVENLYKAFLQESQNSGKNRLLLSAAVPAGRYHVDRGYEVQKISQSLDFINLMTYDFHGTWERTTGHNSPLYRRQAEKGGAAEANIDFAVNYWLEKGVPPNKVILGMPTYGRSFTLSSPSDTGVGAPASGAGTPGLFTKEGGILAFYEVCTMKGATFHMIEEQKVPYAVQGNQWVGFDNVESFKTKVGYLKQKGLGGAMVWALDMDDFKGTFCNKGPYPLIQTLKRELGISSAGESPSASESPSANESPSARESPSPTQPSKPIPGGNTFCENQENGLHPNPQDPATFYNCVGKRTFTLSCPAGLVFNDSCKCCDWP; this is encoded by the exons GTTTGATTCTTCTGCTGTTGCTTCAATACA GTTCTGCTGACAAATTGGTCTGCTACTTCACCAACTGGTCCCAGTACAGGTCAGGCCAGGCAGCCTTCCTCCCCCAGAATGTGGACCCCTTCCTTTGCACTCACCTCATTTACGCCTTTGCTGACATGAAGGATCACCGGCTCACCACGCTTGAGGCAAATGATGTGCGGTTTTACAAGGATTTAAACAATCTGAAAAGCAG gaATCCTAACCTGAAAATCCTGCTAGCCATTGGAGGCTGGAATTTTGGCACTAAGAA GTTCACAGACATGGTGGCCAGGCCCGAAACCCTCCAGATTTTTGTCCAGTCAGTCATCAGCTTCCTGCGTCAATATAATTTTGATGGCTTTGACCTTGACTGGGAGTACCCAGGCAGCCGGGATAGTCCTGCTATAGACAAGGAGCGATTCACGTCTCTAGTAGAG AACCTGTACAAGGCCTTCCTCCAGGAAAGCCAGAACTCAGGAAAGAACCGGCTCCTTCTGAGCGCAGCAGTTCCTGCAGGTCGCTATCATGTGGATCGAGGCTATGAGGTCCAGAAAATTTCCCA ATCTCTAGATTTCATCAACCTCATGACCTATGACTTTCATGGCACTTGGGAAAGAACCACTGGTCACAACAGCCCCTTGTACAGGAGGCAGGCGGAAAAGGGAGGAGCGGCCGAAGCCAACATT GATTTTGCTGTGAACTATTGGCTGGAGAAGGGGGTCCCCCCGAACAAAGTGATCTTGGGCATGCCCACCTATGGACGGAGTTTtaccctttcctctccttcagaCACAGGCGTAGGGGCCCCCGCTTCTGGGGCTGGGACTCCTGGCCTCTTCACTAAAGAGGGAGGAATACTGGCTTTCTATGAG GTGTGCACGATGAAGGGTGCTACTTTCCACAtgatagaagaacaaaaggtaccTTATGCTGTCCAAGGCAACCAATGGGTGGGCTTTGATAATGTGGAGAGCTTCAAAACCAAG GTTGGATATCTGAAGCAGAAGGGGCTAGGTGGAGCCATGGTTTGGGCCTTAGATATGGACGACTTCAAGGGTACCTTCTGCAACAAGGGCCCTTACCCACTCATCCAGACACTGAAGAGGGAGTTGG GAATCTCCTCTGCAGGTGAAAGCCCTTCTGCAAGTGAAAGCCCCTCTGCAAATGAGAGCCCTTCTGCAAGGGAGAGCCCCTCTCCAACCCAGCCTTCCAAACCCATTCCAGGAGGAAACACCTTCTGCGAAAACCAAGAGAATGGGCTCCACCCCAACCCCCAGGACCCTGCCACCTTCTACAACTGTGTGGGGAAGCGGACGTTCACACTGTCCTGCCCTGCTGGCCTGGTATTTAATGATTCCTGTAAGTGCTGCGACTGGCCTTAA